The following are encoded together in the Ictidomys tridecemlineatus isolate mIctTri1 chromosome X, mIctTri1.hap1, whole genome shotgun sequence genome:
- the Tgif2lx gene encoding homeobox protein TGIF2LX, translated as MEATEDSTSEIQGQVQETSITSKPNSSTDKVLTSTENKRQRKGYLPSESVKILRDWLYEHRFKAYPSEAEKRMLSEQTNLSFLQISNWFINARRRVLPEMLQQDVNDPNHLKDKALDEAQQQSTDHFVQVKSGAKLPDKVQCLPESLLPVGQESEERLTDPEFVPSQKLILNAQPKKKVKISTSESFSSESVWPEEYEDFSSFHLLVDAAVQKAAEMELQKKQELDP; from the coding sequence ATGGAGGCCACCGAGGATAGCACATCGGAAATCCAAGGCCAGGTCCAAGAAACCTCAATCACATCGAAACCTAACAGTAGTACAGACAAGGTTCTAACCTCAACAGAGAACAAGAGGCAACGGAAAGGGTACCTGCCATCAGAGTCCGTGAAGATTCTCCGCGACTGGCTCTATGAGCACCGGTTTAAGGCCTATCCTTCAGAGGCGGAGAAACGAATGCTGTCAGAGCAAActaatttatcatttcttcagaTTTCAAACTGGTTCATAAATGCCCGCAGACGCGTTCTCCCGGAAATGCTTCAACAGGATGTAAACGACCCTAACCACCTTAAAGACAAGGCCCTCGATGAAGCCCAACAGCAGAGCACTGATCATTTTGTGCAGGTCAAGTCAGGGGCCAAACTTCCAGACAAGGTACAATGCTTGCCTGAGTCCCTGCTGCCAGTAGGCCAGGAGTCAGAAGAGAGGCTTACAGATCCAGAGTTTGTCCCAAGCCAGAAGCTAATCCTAAACGCCCAGCCAAAGAAAAAGGTCAAGATTTCCACTAGTGAGTCCTTTTCTTCTGAATCTGTGTGGCCAGAGGAGTACGAGGATTTCAGCAGCTTCCACTTGCTGGTAGATGCAGCTGTACAAAAGGCAGCTGAAATGGAGCTGCAGAAGAAGCAGGAGCTGGATCCATGA